From a single Vitis vinifera cultivar Pinot Noir 40024 chromosome 18, ASM3070453v1 genomic region:
- the LOC100250281 gene encoding abscisic stress-ripening protein 2, which yields MVNGEAPPIRAIPNTHSSLPRSLDTFATSIYKYPTTHHCTLPHHTFTVHKPSSSLVSAANLITTTMSEEKHHHHLFHHKDKPVDDAVPYSDTTYSDTSYATDGVSGYAAETTEVLADDPGPDYRKEEKHHKHLEHLGELGVAAAGAYALHEKHKSEKDPEHAHKHKIEEEIAAAAAVGAGGFAFHEHHEKKEAKEEDEEAHGKKHHHLF from the exons ATGGTGAATGGTGAGGCCCCACCCATTCGGGCCATTCCCAATACCCATTCATCTCTCCCACGATCTTTGGACACCTTCGCAACCAGCATTTATAAATACCCCACCACCCACCACTGCACTCTCCCACATCACACCTTCACAGTTCACAAACCATCTTCCTCTCTCGTTTCTGCAGCTAATTTGATCACCACCACCATGTCGGAGGAGAAGCATCACCACCACCTCTTCCACCACAAGGACAAGCCTGTTGACGACGCCGTTCCCTACTCCGACACCACCTACTCCGACACCAGCTATGCTACCGATGGTGTCAGCGGCTACGCTGCCGAAACCACCGAAGTGTTAGCAGATGACCCAGGCCCTGACTACAGGAAGGAGGAGAAGCACCACAAGCATCTCGAGCACCTCGGCGAGCTCGGCGTCGCTGCTGCTGGCGCTTACGCCTTG CATGAGAAGCACAAGTCGGAGAAAGACCCTGAGCATGCCCACAAGCACAAGATAGAAGAAGAGATTGCCGCGGCTGCTGCAGTGGGAGCTGGCGGGTTCGCGTTCCACGAGCATCACGAGAAGAAAGAAGccaaggaagaagatgaagaggcTCATGGAAAGAAGCATCACCATCTTTTCTAG